One genomic window of Pontibacillus halophilus JSM 076056 = DSM 19796 includes the following:
- a CDS encoding VOC family protein, producing the protein MAEGLLHHVELYVSDLEKSTKFWDWFLTELGYHSYQKWDKGQSWKLGETYLVFVQAEARFLDVPFHRCRPGLNHLAFHAASRQRVDELTVKLKEREISILYEHEHPFAGGEDYYAVYFEDPDRIKVEVVAE; encoded by the coding sequence ATGGCAGAGGGTTTGCTTCATCACGTTGAACTTTATGTGAGTGATTTAGAGAAGTCTACGAAGTTTTGGGATTGGTTCTTAACTGAACTTGGATACCATTCTTACCAGAAGTGGGACAAGGGGCAAAGTTGGAAGCTTGGCGAAACGTACTTAGTATTCGTTCAGGCTGAGGCTCGATTTCTTGATGTTCCATTTCATAGATGCCGACCAGGATTAAACCATCTCGCCTTTCATGCAGCTTCACGACAGCGCGTTGATGAGTTGACGGTTAAGTTGAAAGAAAGAGAGATTTCTATACTCTATGAACACGAGCACCCCTTCGCAGGTGGTGAGGATTACTATGCAGTCTATTTTGAGGATCCAGACCGAATTAAAGTGGAAGTGGTCGCGGAGTAA
- a CDS encoding SDR family NAD(P)-dependent oxidoreductase — MKYTVITGASSGIGYEAALAFANRGKSLIITARREDKLNELKAKVQEQYPEVDVVVIPTDLSVSENVHAFYEQVQQYNLETFVNNAGFGNFDPIEEHDIGKVEKMLRLNNEALTVLSSYFARDYSNVEGTQLLNISSGGGYTIVAEAVTYCATKFFVSAFTEGLAQELQGRGSKMKAKVLAPAATETEFLQTSMDNDSLTYEGLVPQYHTAKEMADFLLDLYDSDKVVGIVDGQTYEFELRDPIYPYVTRQARED, encoded by the coding sequence ATGAAATATACTGTTATTACAGGAGCAAGTTCAGGAATCGGGTATGAAGCGGCGCTCGCTTTCGCCAATCGTGGGAAATCGTTAATCATCACAGCACGTCGTGAGGACAAGCTAAATGAATTGAAAGCTAAGGTGCAAGAACAGTACCCAGAGGTTGACGTTGTTGTGATTCCTACAGATCTTTCCGTTTCAGAGAATGTCCATGCGTTCTATGAACAAGTTCAGCAATACAATCTAGAGACGTTCGTGAACAATGCAGGATTTGGCAACTTCGATCCCATTGAAGAACATGACATTGGGAAAGTGGAGAAGATGCTTCGCTTGAACAACGAAGCGCTCACCGTTCTGTCTAGCTACTTCGCCCGTGATTATTCAAACGTAGAAGGCACACAGCTTCTTAACATCTCATCTGGTGGCGGCTATACAATCGTGGCAGAAGCTGTGACATACTGTGCAACGAAATTCTTCGTAAGCGCATTTACAGAAGGTCTTGCTCAAGAACTACAAGGACGCGGTTCTAAGATGAAGGCGAAAGTGCTTGCACCGGCTGCGACTGAAACTGAGTTCCTTCAAACATCCATGGATAACGATTCCTTAACGTATGAAGGGTTGGTTCCGCAATATCACACAGCTAAAGAAATGGCTGATTTCCTACTAGACCTTTATGACAGCGATAAGGTAGTCGGAATCGTAGACGGCCAAACCTATGAATTCGAACTTCGCGACCCGATTTACCCATATGTAACTAGACAGGCAAGAGAGGATTAA